In the Campylobacter sputorum subsp. sputorum genome, GTTGAAGACCATATTTTACTATCATATCTGCAGTTTTTTTGACTTTTTTAGCTTTTTCGTAAGTGTAATTTGTCTCTATGTCTCCAGAATGTATAGTCTGAGAGTTGCCAGTTCCTTTTGAATTTAAAGTAGACACCCCCTCGTATTTTTCAACCAAAGCAATGCTTTTTATATTTGTATATCTTGAAAGCAAATATACCAAGGCAGAGCCAGAAATTCCACCGCCAACTACAACAACTTCATAATGCATCTCTTTCATTATATTCATCTCCAATATTTATTTTGTGTATTTTGCTATATTTTTGTTTAAAATACTGTATATTTTTTAAACTAATAGCAGTTTATAACTTTACTACAATATCATTTTTAACAACATATGAGTAATTGTACCCCAAAAGAGCTAAAAAAAATAAAAAATTAATATATATTTTGATATTTTTAAATAAAAATATCACATTTTGTAACATATATTTTTATAAATTTATTTTATAAATTTACAGATATTTTTTAAATATTGCTTAATTTTATACAAATTTAAATCAATAAAGTTACATATGGTTACAATTTTATTATTTTAGATAAAATTATTTATCTTTTACATTAAAAAATTAATTTTTTATACATCAATTAAGATATAATTTGGCTATTAAAATTAATTTTTAAGGAGGTAAAATGGCAGATGTAAATATGGAGGAATTTCAAACAAATGAAGAAGAGCTAGAACAAGCAACTAGCTTTTGGCATCAAAACAAAAAGTCATGGATTATTATAGCAATTGCAGCTATTGTATCTATGATACTTTTTTATGTTATGCCTTATGATGTTAATGCAAAAAAAGGCTTATGTTTGCTTGTATTCATAGCAGTACTATGGCTTAGTGAAGCTGTACATATAACTATAACAGCACTTATGGTGCCTGTATTAACCATAATCCTTGGTATACAAAATGTTGCTAAAGATGGAACACTAAGTGATTTATCCATAAAAACAATTTTAACAAATTTTGCAGATCCAACTATATTTCTTTTCTTTGGCGGTTTTGCCTTAGCAACTGCTCTTCATATACAAAAAATTGATAAAAAAATAGCTTCTAAAATCATTTCTATGTCAGGCTCAAATTTAGGCTATGCAGTTATTGCGATATGCGTTGCCACGGCAGGACTTTCTATGTGGATATCAAATACAGCAACTGCTGCTATGATGTTACCTTTAGCAATTGGAATTTTATCAAATTTAGATGAAGAGAAAGATAGAAATACATTTACATTTGTACTTTTAGCCATAGCATTTTCAGCAAGTATTGGCGGACTTGGAACTATCGTTGGTTCACCTCCAAATGCCATAGTTTCATCAGCTCTTGGATATAGCTTTACAGATTGGATGAAGATAGGAATACCTTTGATGTTAATCATATTTCCAACAATGCTTATAGTTTTATATGTTGTATTTAAACCAAATTTAAATACAACAATACAAGTTGATAAAGTTGATCACATTCCTTGGACACAAAAAAGAATTTTAACTTTAGTGGTGTTTGGACTAACTGCATTTTTTTGGATTTTTTCAAAAAATTTAAGCACACTTTTGGGAATGAAAATCACAGATGCCTTAGTTGCATTAGTTGCAGCTAGTGCCATCGGAGTGCTTGGTCTTGCAAAATGGAAAGAAATAGCCCATGGAACAGACTGGGGTATTTTAATGCTTTTTGGTGGTGGACTTGCATTAAGTATGGTGCTTAAAAATTCAGGTGCATCAGCAGTCCTTGGCTTAGAAGTATCTAAACTGTTTGGAACAGTGCCACTTTTTGTAGTTATATTAGTCACTGCTATATTTATACTTGTGCTTACTGAATTTACAAGCAATACTGCCTCAGCTGCACTTTTAGTGCCTATATTTGCAACCATAGCAACAGAGCTTGGTTTGCCAAAAGAATCTCTTGTTGTAGTTATAGGAGTTGGTGCAAGTTGTGCATTTATGCTTCCGGTTGCGACACCGCCAAATGCTATCGTTTTTGGAACAGGTTATATATCGCAAAAGCAGATGTTAAAAGCTGGTGGAGTTTTAAATACCTTTTGTATAGCAATTATAACACTATACACATACTTTTTCTTAACTTAAAAAAACAAATCTCAACCATTTTAGGTTGAGATTTTAATATCATGGATTAAAAAATAATTATTTATTTTCGTCTTCTTTTAGCCTTCTTTGTGTTTCTTTTATATTTAGTTTTACAAATTTATAACTTAAAAATATAAAAATAAACCAAATTATCAGCATTATTATAGATTTTGTCATTTTATTTCCTTAGTAAATATGCTCATCATTTTGTATCTCTTTGCTAGTTAGCTTAACCTTATCCATAGCTCTCCAAACATAGATAATATAAGCTAAAACAAAAGGTATAAAAACAGAAATAACACTCATTACTCTAAGCGTATAAAGACTAGAACTTGAATTATATATGCTTAATGAACTTTGTAAGTGTGTATAAGATGGATAAAACAAATTTCCACTCAATCCCAAACTAAAAAACAAAGAAGTTACTGCCATAACAATACCTAGTCCATAGAAAAATATTCCTTTGTTACTTTTTGCAAAAAGTGCTTTATATATCCCATAAGAAACTAGTATCAAGCCCAAAACAAATGTTACTAAAAGTATCGGTGTATTTATAAAATTTAAAATATATTGATATTTTTTCATCACAACAATACCATCTTCACCCATCATAAAACCATCTTTTGTAAAAATCCAAAGCAAAAATAAAATAAAAAACAGTAAAAATATTATAAAATTTACTTTAAGCGATTTTCTAAATTTAGCATTTAAATACTCATCGTCTATATTATTCATAAGATATAAATTTCCGCCAACCCTAGATGAAAAAACAAGCGTAATTCCTAAAATATAATTAAATGGATTTTTAAATATCTCAAGTCCGCGGAGTGAATTTTGCCAAAGCACAAAATTTGTCTCATTTAGTTTAAATTCATTCCCGCTAAAAAACGTGCTAAGCATCAAACCTATCAAAAATACACCAACACTTCCATTTATCAAAAGAAAAATTTCATAAGTTTTTTGACCCAAAAAATTATGAGGTTTTTTTCTATACTCATATGCAACAGCTTGGATTATAAAACAAAAAAGTATAGCCATCCAAATCCAATACCCACCACCAAAACTAGTTGCATAAAATAACGGAAAAGCAGCAAAACAAGCTCCACCAAACATTACAAGTGTTGTAAATGTAAGTTCCCATTTTTTGCCAATTGAATTAACAATCATATCTTTGTGAAGTTCATTTTCGCTCAAACAAAAAATCAAAGTTTGACCGCCTTGAACAAACATCATAAATACAAAAATTCCAGCAAGCAAACTAACTATAAACCACCAATAAAGTTGATATGTTTCATACATTTTAAAATCCTATCTTTATCTGTTTTAACATAATTTTTATTTCCGCTATGAAAAGTGCTGTAAAAAGAACTGCAAATAGCCAAAATGATATCATTATATTCGTAGATGCTAAATTTGTAGCAGCTATGCCAACTGGCATTAAATCCTGTATAGCCCAAGGTTGTCTTCCGACCTCAGCAACTATCCAACCAGCCTCACAAGCAATATAACCAAGAGGAATGCTAAATACACAAATCCAAAGAATTTTCCTAAATTTCTCAATCTCATTTGCCATAGATAAATACAAAGTTACAAAAAATAATAGTATGAAAAAGCTACCAAGTGCTACCATTATATGAAAACTATAAAAAGTAAGTGCTATTGGCGGAACTATATCTTTTGGATTATCAAAATATCCATATCCGAAATTTTTCATATTTTTATCAAGCAAATCTTTATTTTTAAGCATTAAATCGCTATTGTTATCATCCTTTGCTTTTTTATAATCGCTTAGTGCTTGTAGGGCAATTTTGCCGCTACTAATCTTGCTTTGAGCAGACTCTATGCCAAATTTTTCATTTCCAAAAACCAAATCCTCAATACCTGGAGTAAAGTTATTTATACCTCTTGTTGCCATAAGTCCAAGAAGATACGGTGCTTGTATCTCAAGTAAAAAAGAGTTTTCATCATCTCCTATTTGCTTATTTGGATTTAAAATACCCATAGCTACAATTCCGGCATTAACCTCTCCTTTATAAAGTCCTTCCATAGCTGCAAGTTTCATTGGTTGTTTTTGTGCAACCTGATAAGCACTTTCATCGCCACTATAAAGCACAAAAAGTGAACTTAAAAATCCAAAACTAGCAGCAACTATGAAACTTTTTTTAGCCATTACAAAGTGTTTGTTTTTCAGCATAAAATACGCACTAATGCCTAGCACAAAAAGCGCTGAAGTGATATATCCGCCACCAACAGTGTGTAAAAATTTAGATATACCTGTTGGAGATAACGCAATTTGTAAAAAATTTATCATTTCGTGTCTTGCCATATCTGGATTAAACATTGTTCCAACTGGATTTTGCATCCATCCATTTGCAACAAGTATCCAAAAAGCACTCAAATTTGAGCCTATTGCAACCATCCAAGTTGATAAAAGATGAAATTTTTTACTAACTTTATTCCATCCAAAAAACATAACAGCAAAAAATGTAGCTTCTAAAAAAAATGCAAAAAGCCCCTCAGCAGCAAGAGGTGCGCCAAATATATCTCCAACAAACCAAGAGTAATTCGCCCAGTTTGTTCCAAACTCAAATTCCATTATTATGCCAGTTGCGACACCAATAGCAAAATTTACAGCAAAAAGTCTTAACCAAAATTGAGTTATTCTTTTCCACTCTTCATTGCCAGTTTTAACATAAATTGTTTCCATAAAAGCTATGATAAAAGAAAGTCCAAGAGTTAATGGAACAAACAAAAAATGATAAAGTGCTGTCAAGGCAAACTGGGCTCTTGAGTAATCAACAGAACTTAAATCGATCATTTTATTTCCTTTGTGATATTTTCATAAATAAAATCTATTCTGTCTTCTTTGTTATGAAATTTCGTATTTATCGTATCAGAAAAAAAGAAGATTTTTAAAATAAAAATTATGACAAAAAGTTTTATAAGTATAACAAGCCAAAGCGTTTTGCCTAGTCTCATACTTTTAAATCCATCTAAATAGAACTTGATAATTTTTTGTATTAGCATGTGATATTTTACTTCAATTATCTTTATCCATGGTTAAATTTGCGAAAATATATTAAATTTTGAACTATATAATCACAATTTTTTAAAGGATAAAACATGAATAATTATAAAGAATTGCTAAATTTGGTAAATGAAAACAACAAAAAGCTAAATGGTTTATATGATGATTTAGATAGCGATATCATAAAAAAAGCTCTTGAAATTTGTAAATTTAGCGGCGAAAAATCTCAAAAAATAGCCATATTAAGGCGAATAGTAGATTTAAAACCAGACCCGCTTTTAATAGAACTAAAAAAAGTCCATAAAGACAATCAAAAAATTTTAAAATATAGAGATGAAATGTATGAATTTACTGCACAAATTCATACTAATTTGCACGAAGAGTTAATTGAGAAAATTAATAAAGCAAATATACTAGATGATTTTAATTTAAATTTACTTAAAAACGTTCATAATATCGGTATAATATTTAATGAAATGCAAAAAAAATGGCAAGAAATTGTAGTAGATAAAAATAGTGAATTGTTTTCTAAAATTCAAAATCCTTATGAATTTATAAAAGAAAATAAACTTTATCAAATTTCAAATGACGGCTTAACTTGCGATAGAAGCTATGGGGTTGCATTATTTGAAAACGAGAGCGTAAAATTTGTGCCATATTCTATATTTTTTGGTGAGTTTAATTTAGAAGAAGCTTTTGACGAAACTATACATAATCTAAACAAAGTTAGCAAAACACCAGAACATGCAAGTTATGTAAAATATTTTGAAAAATTAAAAGAAGCATTTTTGCAAACTGATGATGATAAAGTTATATCATCGTGGCAAGAAGCAGAGATTGCTTGGATGGATGTAAAAGGCGATTTGCAAGTTGGACATCCGCTTGAATACTACGAAGATGCTTATACTCACGCAGTTGCCTTAGAATGGGATGTAAGGCTAAAAGAAAGTTCATCTTTTGATGAAAATAAATTTAAAAAAGAAATTTTAGAAAGTTTTGATAAAGTTTATAAAAATATAAATGCACAAAATCCAAAAATGTATCAAAATGTAGTTTCAAATATAGATAAAACCCAACTTTATATCTCAACTCCTATGATTTATTACGGAGCTGAAATGAACGGGCTTTTTAGTGCTCAAGTTGTTCCAAATGATGAGTTTGTTAGCAATAAATGCGGTAAAAAAATATTTGCTTTTGTAAATTTTGTATATGAGAGCTCAAAAGCAAAACCATTTATGAAACTAAGCTCAATAATATTTGAAAAGAAATTTTTAGATTATGGAAGAGAAATTTTATTTAAAAAGCCTGAAATTTGGCGAAAAGTTTATGAAGTAAGCACGATAGGACACGAGTTTGGGCATATATTTTTCATAGATAATGATACAGAAAATTCTATGAATAAAAATGGTCTTTTTAAACTTATCGAAGAGTATAAAGCGACAACTGGCGGATTAGTAAATTTCTTTTTTCACGAAAAAGAAGAACTCAAAATGCCGGTATTTAACGAGCTTATAAAAAGAAGTGTCGGTTTAATAGCATGGCAAAAAGTCGATGAAGTTAAGCCTTATTACTGCGAAGGATTGATACATTTAAGTTTGCTTTTTCAAAGCAATGCATTAAGTTTTGAAAATGATAAATTAAGTGTTAATTTTAGTAACAATTCTTATGAAAAATTTAAAACCTTATGTTTGCAAAACTATGAAACTTTGGCTAAAATTTATTATGAAAAAATTGATGCAAGTGAGTTTTTAAATAAATTTTGCATATTAGAAAATGGTGTATATCTACCAATAAATAAAAATGCAAAAGAATTTGTTGTTTATTATGCTAAACTTTACGATGAGATTGGCAACGAAGTTGATGAAAACTCATCAAAGCAAGAGTGGTTATAACTCTATATTTTCTAAATTTATATGTAAATTTGAAGATATATTTTTAATTTCTTTAAGTGTTTCATCATTTTTTGGTAGCACTATGTAAAGAGAGTTTTTAAAACCAAGAAAGTAATTATTTTTACTTTCTTCTATGGTTTTTAAGTGTTTTGTTTCAAATTTTTCATTAGGTTTTGGCTCACCCACACTAAAAGATATG is a window encoding:
- a CDS encoding SLC13 family permease; protein product: MEEFQTNEEELEQATSFWHQNKKSWIIIAIAAIVSMILFYVMPYDVNAKKGLCLLVFIAVLWLSEAVHITITALMVPVLTIILGIQNVAKDGTLSDLSIKTILTNFADPTIFLFFGGFALATALHIQKIDKKIASKIISMSGSNLGYAVIAICVATAGLSMWISNTATAAMMLPLAIGILSNLDEEKDRNTFTFVLLAIAFSASIGGLGTIVGSPPNAIVSSALGYSFTDWMKIGIPLMLIIFPTMLIVLYVVFKPNLNTTIQVDKVDHIPWTQKRILTLVVFGLTAFFWIFSKNLSTLLGMKITDALVALVAASAIGVLGLAKWKEIAHGTDWGILMLFGGGLALSMVLKNSGASAVLGLEVSKLFGTVPLFVVILVTAIFILVLTEFTSNTASAALLVPIFATIATELGLPKESLVVVIGVGASCAFMLPVATPPNAIVFGTGYISQKQMLKAGGVLNTFCIAIITLYTYFFLT
- the cydB gene encoding cytochrome d ubiquinol oxidase subunit II; protein product: MYETYQLYWWFIVSLLAGIFVFMMFVQGGQTLIFCLSENELHKDMIVNSIGKKWELTFTTLVMFGGACFAAFPLFYATSFGGGYWIWMAILFCFIIQAVAYEYRKKPHNFLGQKTYEIFLLINGSVGVFLIGLMLSTFFSGNEFKLNETNFVLWQNSLRGLEIFKNPFNYILGITLVFSSRVGGNLYLMNNIDDEYLNAKFRKSLKVNFIIFLLFFILFLLWIFTKDGFMMGEDGIVVMKKYQYILNFINTPILLVTFVLGLILVSYGIYKALFAKSNKGIFFYGLGIVMAVTSLFFSLGLSGNLFYPSYTHLQSSLSIYNSSSSLYTLRVMSVISVFIPFVLAYIIYVWRAMDKVKLTSKEIQNDEHIY
- a CDS encoding cytochrome ubiquinol oxidase subunit I, whose protein sequence is MIDLSSVDYSRAQFALTALYHFLFVPLTLGLSFIIAFMETIYVKTGNEEWKRITQFWLRLFAVNFAIGVATGIIMEFEFGTNWANYSWFVGDIFGAPLAAEGLFAFFLEATFFAVMFFGWNKVSKKFHLLSTWMVAIGSNLSAFWILVANGWMQNPVGTMFNPDMARHEMINFLQIALSPTGISKFLHTVGGGYITSALFVLGISAYFMLKNKHFVMAKKSFIVAASFGFLSSLFVLYSGDESAYQVAQKQPMKLAAMEGLYKGEVNAGIVAMGILNPNKQIGDDENSFLLEIQAPYLLGLMATRGINNFTPGIEDLVFGNEKFGIESAQSKISSGKIALQALSDYKKAKDDNNSDLMLKNKDLLDKNMKNFGYGYFDNPKDIVPPIALTFYSFHIMVALGSFFILLFFVTLYLSMANEIEKFRKILWICVFSIPLGYIACEAGWIVAEVGRQPWAIQDLMPVGIAATNLASTNIMISFWLFAVLFTALFIAEIKIMLKQIKIGF
- a CDS encoding DUF4492 domain-containing protein, producing the protein MLIQKIIKFYLDGFKSMRLGKTLWLVILIKLFVIIFILKIFFFSDTINTKFHNKEDRIDFIYENITKEIK
- the ciaB gene encoding invasion protein CiaB, encoding MNNYKELLNLVNENNKKLNGLYDDLDSDIIKKALEICKFSGEKSQKIAILRRIVDLKPDPLLIELKKVHKDNQKILKYRDEMYEFTAQIHTNLHEELIEKINKANILDDFNLNLLKNVHNIGIIFNEMQKKWQEIVVDKNSELFSKIQNPYEFIKENKLYQISNDGLTCDRSYGVALFENESVKFVPYSIFFGEFNLEEAFDETIHNLNKVSKTPEHASYVKYFEKLKEAFLQTDDDKVISSWQEAEIAWMDVKGDLQVGHPLEYYEDAYTHAVALEWDVRLKESSSFDENKFKKEILESFDKVYKNINAQNPKMYQNVVSNIDKTQLYISTPMIYYGAEMNGLFSAQVVPNDEFVSNKCGKKIFAFVNFVYESSKAKPFMKLSSIIFEKKFLDYGREILFKKPEIWRKVYEVSTIGHEFGHIFFIDNDTENSMNKNGLFKLIEEYKATTGGLVNFFFHEKEELKMPVFNELIKRSVGLIAWQKVDEVKPYYCEGLIHLSLLFQSNALSFENDKLSVNFSNNSYEKFKTLCLQNYETLAKIYYEKIDASEFLNKFCILENGVYLPINKNAKEFVVYYAKLYDEIGNEVDENSSKQEWL